The Trueperaceae bacterium genome window below encodes:
- a CDS encoding peptidase C39 family protein — protein sequence MTSQRGFAVRRAERRDLDALVELEQGFPGDRISRASLSRLLGRESAVVLVAEAGGEVVGDAIVLFRSGFRTARLYSMIVSPEHRGKGVARALLAQAEAAARERGSVSLRLEVREDNRAAMALYGSEGYEVVGGAPDYYEDGTGAVRMRKRFLPGGATLFGVPFYAQSLDFTCGPACLMMAMRHHGYPVPLERWLELTLWREATTVFMTSGHGGCSAHGLAAAALRRGFQATVITRDAGVPFLDSVRDPAKKEVIALSHETFEREIKALGGRVEVRSFGVGDVVDALRRGAVPIVLVSGYRLYAQKQPHWVVMTGYDDDNVYLHDPVVVEPHGRLDSVNLALRREDFDRVSVYGKARHRSMVVLERWGRVIRRRPDER from the coding sequence ATGACGTCGCAGCGCGGCTTCGCGGTCAGGCGCGCCGAGAGGCGCGACCTGGACGCCCTCGTGGAGCTGGAGCAGGGCTTCCCGGGGGACCGCATCAGCCGCGCCTCCCTCTCCCGTCTGCTGGGCCGCGAGAGCGCCGTCGTGCTCGTCGCCGAGGCGGGCGGGGAGGTCGTGGGCGACGCGATCGTCCTGTTCCGCAGCGGCTTCCGCACCGCCCGCCTCTACTCGATGATCGTGTCGCCCGAGCACCGCGGCAAGGGCGTCGCGCGGGCGCTGCTGGCCCAGGCCGAGGCCGCGGCGCGCGAGCGCGGCAGCGTCTCGCTGCGCCTCGAGGTGCGCGAGGACAACAGGGCCGCCATGGCCCTCTACGGCAGCGAGGGCTACGAGGTCGTGGGCGGCGCGCCCGACTACTACGAGGACGGCACCGGCGCCGTCCGCATGCGCAAGCGGTTCCTGCCGGGCGGCGCCACTCTCTTCGGCGTGCCGTTCTACGCCCAGTCCCTCGACTTCACCTGCGGGCCGGCCTGCCTGATGATGGCCATGCGCCACCACGGCTACCCGGTGCCGCTCGAGCGCTGGTTGGAGCTCACGCTGTGGCGCGAGGCCACGACCGTGTTCATGACCTCGGGGCACGGCGGCTGCTCGGCGCACGGGCTGGCCGCCGCGGCGCTGCGCCGCGGCTTCCAGGCCACGGTCATCACGCGCGACGCCGGCGTGCCGTTCCTCGACAGCGTGAGGGACCCCGCGAAGAAGGAGGTCATCGCGCTGTCGCACGAGACCTTCGAGCGCGAGATCAAGGCGCTGGGCGGGCGCGTCGAGGTGCGGAGCTTCGGCGTCGGCGACGTCGTCGACGCGCTGCGCCGCGGCGCGGTGCCCATCGTGCTCGTCTCTGGCTACCGCCTCTACGCGCAGAAGCAGCCCCACTGGGTCGTGATGACGGGCTACGACGACGACAACGTCTACCTGCACGACCCGGTCGTCGTCGAGCCGCACGGACGCCTCGACAGCGTGAACCTGGCGCTGCGCCGCGAGGACTTCGACAGGGTCAGCGTCTACGGCAAGGCGCGCCACCGCAGCATGGTCGTGCTGGAGCGCTGGGGGCGGGTCATCCGTCGCCGGCCAGATGAGCGATGA
- a CDS encoding RimK-like ATPgrasp N-terminal domain-containing protein, producing the protein MTPNPEAPVLFHLDRQRFGDLAQVANLSGDYTYLTSGYYASLDAELAGLRVLPTTQEALDAYVVPIAMEKARLAGIPVPPHETVTDRFPPPPLLAYPINPFSSRGELLLDVETIEQRRKGLSYTGKYAVLVQHLPVDHRIDVLRLVMGKTHVPEYEELGRLLFETYRLPLMKVRIVVTTKEYLLSAIEPLPFGELTEDDRSLLEGMGSWRG; encoded by the coding sequence ATGACCCCTAACCCCGAAGCCCCCGTCCTGTTCCACCTCGACAGGCAGCGGTTCGGCGACCTGGCGCAGGTCGCGAACCTCTCGGGCGACTACACCTACCTGACGAGCGGCTACTACGCGTCCCTCGACGCCGAGCTCGCCGGCCTGCGCGTGCTGCCCACTACGCAGGAGGCGCTCGACGCCTACGTCGTGCCCATCGCGATGGAGAAGGCGCGCCTCGCCGGCATACCCGTGCCGCCCCACGAGACGGTAACGGACCGCTTCCCCCCGCCGCCGCTGCTCGCCTACCCGATCAACCCGTTCTCGAGCCGCGGCGAGCTGCTCCTCGACGTCGAGACGATCGAGCAGCGCCGCAAGGGCCTCTCCTACACCGGCAAGTACGCGGTCCTCGTGCAGCACCTGCCGGTCGACCACCGCATCGACGTCCTGCGCCTGGTGATGGGCAAGACGCACGTGCCCGAGTACGAGGAGCTGGGCCGGCTGCTGTTCGAGACGTACCGCCTGCCGCTGATGAAGGTGAGGATCGTCGTGACGACGAAGGAGTACCTGCTCTCGGCCATCGAGCCGCTGCCGTTCGGGGAGCTCACCGAGGACGACAGGTCGCTCCTCGAGGGGATGGGCTCGTGGCGCGGCTAG
- a CDS encoding phosphoglycerate kinase, which produces MSRSLRTLDDLDVGGKRVLVRLDLNVPLEGGRVADDTRIEASLTTVEELLGRGATLFLMSHLGRPKGAPDDAYRLGPVARRLAELLGREVRYLPTAGPGSPEQQAFVAGAPAGSVTLLENTRFDARETKNDPELARTLAAYADAYVNDAFGSAHRAHASTEGVARLLPSAAGRLMLAEVAALSRLVEEPERPFAVVLGGAKVSDKIGVIRSLLERADRLLVGGAMAYTFVKAQGGDVGDSLVEDDMLGTARELVELAAERDVPLRLPEDSVCASEVAAGAERSVHPSDAIPAGLKGLDIGPAARESFAASLAGAGTVFWNGPMGVFEVAGFDEGTLAVARALASLEGAFTVVGGGDSVAAVNRAGLAGSMGHVSTGGGASLEFIENGDLPGLAVLRDDP; this is translated from the coding sequence CTGAGTCGTTCCCTCCGCACGCTTGACGACCTCGACGTCGGCGGCAAGCGCGTCCTGGTGCGGCTCGACCTGAACGTGCCGCTCGAGGGCGGGCGGGTCGCCGACGACACGCGCATCGAAGCGAGCCTGACGACCGTGGAGGAGCTCCTGGGCCGCGGCGCGACGCTGTTCCTGATGAGCCACCTCGGGCGCCCCAAGGGCGCGCCAGACGACGCCTACCGCCTGGGTCCCGTCGCGCGGCGCCTCGCGGAGCTGCTGGGCCGCGAGGTGCGCTACCTGCCGACGGCGGGGCCGGGCTCGCCCGAGCAGCAGGCGTTCGTCGCCGGCGCCCCGGCGGGCAGCGTCACGCTCCTCGAGAACACCCGCTTCGACGCTCGCGAGACGAAGAACGACCCGGAGCTGGCCCGCACCCTCGCGGCCTACGCCGACGCCTACGTGAACGACGCCTTCGGCTCGGCGCACCGCGCGCACGCCAGCACCGAGGGCGTCGCGCGCCTGCTGCCCAGCGCCGCCGGGCGGCTGATGCTGGCGGAGGTCGCGGCCCTCTCGCGCCTCGTGGAGGAGCCGGAGCGGCCCTTCGCCGTCGTGCTGGGCGGCGCCAAGGTCTCGGACAAGATCGGCGTGATCAGGAGCCTGCTGGAGCGGGCCGACAGGCTCCTGGTGGGCGGCGCCATGGCCTACACGTTCGTGAAGGCGCAGGGCGGCGACGTCGGGGACTCGCTCGTCGAGGACGACATGCTCGGCACCGCGCGCGAGCTCGTCGAGCTGGCCGCGGAGCGGGACGTGCCGCTGCGGCTCCCCGAGGACTCCGTCTGCGCCAGCGAGGTCGCCGCGGGCGCCGAGCGCAGCGTGCACCCCTCCGACGCGATACCAGCCGGCCTCAAGGGGCTGGACATCGGCCCGGCGGCCAGGGAGTCGTTCGCCGCGTCCCTGGCGGGCGCCGGGACCGTGTTCTGGAACGGGCCCATGGGCGTTTTCGAGGTCGCCGGCTTCGACGAGGGCACGCTGGCCGTCGCGCGCGCCCTGGCGTCCCTGGAGGGCGCCTTCACGGTCGTGGGCGGCGGCGACAGCGTCGCGGCCGTGAACCGCGCCGGCCTCGCCGGGTCCATGGGACACGTCTCCACGGGCGGCGGCGCGTCGCTGGAGTTCATCGAGAACGGGGACCTGCCGGGCCTGGCGGTCCTCAGGGATGACCCCTAA
- the gap gene encoding type I glyceraldehyde-3-phosphate dehydrogenase has product MRIGINGFGRIGRQIFRIAHQRGLDVAVVNDLTDNESLALLLKYDSNYGPFPGEVRHEGDHIVVDGKKVLASSHRDPAEIPWREHGVDLVIESTGVFTKREQAAKHLEAGAKKVLISAPSPDADFDIMMGVNEREYDPAKHVIVSNASCTTNSMAGVMKVLHEAIGVETAMMTTVHSYTNDQRILDAPHKDPRRARNAATNIIPTTTGAARAVARVVPYYQGRFDGVSLRVPTPTVSISDITALLQREVTAEDVNRALEEAAAGSQKGILRVTYDPIVSSDVRMDPHSGIVDGLLTKVIGRLAKVFVWYDNEWGYSTRMVDVAQVMGESL; this is encoded by the coding sequence ATGAGGATCGGGATCAACGGCTTCGGGCGCATCGGGCGCCAGATCTTCCGCATCGCCCACCAGCGCGGCCTGGACGTGGCGGTCGTCAACGACCTCACCGACAACGAGAGCCTGGCGCTGCTGCTGAAGTACGACTCGAACTACGGGCCGTTCCCCGGCGAGGTGAGGCACGAGGGCGACCACATCGTCGTCGACGGCAAGAAGGTGCTAGCCAGCTCGCACCGCGACCCCGCCGAGATCCCCTGGCGCGAGCACGGCGTCGACCTCGTCATCGAGTCCACGGGCGTGTTCACGAAGCGCGAGCAGGCCGCGAAGCACCTCGAGGCCGGCGCGAAGAAGGTCCTCATCAGCGCCCCGTCACCCGACGCCGACTTCGACATCATGATGGGCGTCAACGAGCGCGAGTACGACCCGGCGAAGCACGTGATCGTCTCGAACGCCTCGTGCACGACGAACTCGATGGCCGGCGTCATGAAGGTGCTGCACGAGGCCATCGGCGTCGAGACGGCGATGATGACGACGGTCCACAGCTACACGAACGACCAGCGCATCCTCGACGCCCCGCACAAGGACCCGCGCCGCGCGCGCAACGCCGCGACGAACATCATCCCCACGACCACCGGCGCGGCCAGGGCCGTGGCCAGGGTCGTGCCGTACTACCAGGGCCGCTTCGACGGCGTGTCCCTGCGCGTGCCCACGCCGACCGTCTCGATCTCCGACATCACGGCCCTGCTGCAGCGCGAGGTCACCGCCGAGGACGTGAACCGCGCGCTCGAGGAGGCGGCGGCCGGCTCGCAGAAGGGCATCCTGCGCGTGACCTACGACCCCATCGTCTCCTCGGACGTGCGCATGGACCCCCACTCCGGCATCGTCGACGGGCTGCTGACGAAGGTGATCGGCCGCCTCGCGAAGGTCTTCGTCTGGTACGACAACGAGTGGGGCTACTCGACGCGCATGGTCGACGTGGCCCAGGTCATGGGTGAGTCCCTCTGA
- a CDS encoding DUF1028 domain-containing protein encodes MSEERASEVPVATFSLVARDDATGDLGVVVASRFLAVGAYVPTAAAGVGAVASQSYVNTTYGPRALALLEGGASPEECVAAFRDSDASFQSRQFGIVAADGRSATFTGAECHPWAGGVAGDGFAAQGNILAGPEVVEALVAGAQRTDLPFPERLVAALAAADAAGGDRRGRQSAALLVVGAGKGYAGLDDRWIDLRVDDHPAPVEELRRLLELHRLYLDKPSQAPRVLGEDDVRWLQGVLAGQGLLDGQPTGAWDEATERALAGLYGIENLEERWLGGPTVDPVAWRYLRERFGGE; translated from the coding sequence ATGAGCGAAGAACGCGCTTCAGAGGTGCCGGTGGCCACCTTCTCCCTCGTCGCCCGCGACGACGCCACGGGCGACCTGGGCGTGGTGGTGGCCAGCAGGTTCCTGGCCGTCGGCGCCTACGTCCCCACGGCCGCGGCGGGCGTGGGCGCGGTGGCGAGCCAGTCGTACGTGAACACGACCTACGGCCCCAGGGCCCTGGCGCTGCTCGAGGGCGGCGCGTCGCCCGAGGAGTGCGTGGCCGCGTTCAGGGACAGCGACGCGTCGTTCCAGTCGCGCCAGTTCGGCATCGTCGCCGCCGACGGGCGCAGCGCCACGTTCACCGGCGCGGAGTGCCACCCCTGGGCCGGCGGCGTCGCCGGCGACGGCTTCGCCGCCCAGGGGAACATCCTCGCGGGCCCTGAGGTGGTCGAGGCGCTGGTCGCCGGCGCCCAGCGCACCGACCTGCCGTTCCCCGAGCGGCTCGTCGCGGCCCTCGCGGCGGCCGACGCCGCCGGCGGGGACAGGCGCGGACGCCAGTCGGCGGCGCTGCTCGTGGTGGGCGCGGGCAAGGGCTACGCGGGGCTCGACGACCGCTGGATCGACCTGCGCGTCGACGACCACCCCGCGCCCGTGGAGGAGCTGAGGCGCCTGCTCGAGCTGCACCGGCTCTACCTCGACAAGCCCTCGCAGGCGCCGCGGGTGTTGGGCGAGGACGACGTCCGCTGGCTGCAGGGCGTGCTCGCGGGCCAGGGCCTGCTGGACGGGCAGCCGACGGGCGCGTGGGACGAGGCCACCGAGCGGGCGCTCGCGGGCCTCTACGGCATCGAGAACCTCGAGGAGCGCTGGCTCGGCGGGCCCACCGTCGACCCCGTCGCCTGGAGGTACCTGCGTGAGAGGTTCGGAGGTGAGTGA